Proteins from a genomic interval of Marmota flaviventris isolate mMarFla1 chromosome 8, mMarFla1.hap1, whole genome shotgun sequence:
- the Slc33a1 gene encoding acetyl-coenzyme A transporter 1 isoform X2 yields the protein MSPTLSHKDNSRQRRPGTFNHVLDMKIGPLPPGSWEDSHPASAGGEGDREALLRDPNPVDFPKAPRGCRAELSSILLLLFLYVLQGIPLGLAGSIPLILQSKNVSYTDQAFFSFVFWPFSLKLLWAPLVDAVYFKNFGRRKSWLVPTQYILGLFMIYLSTQVDRLLGNTDGRTPDVVTLTVTFFLFEFLAATQDIAVDGWALTMLSRENVGYASTCNSVGQTAGYFLGNVLFLALESADFCNKYLRFQPQPRGIVTLSDWFFSSRCSNWTEIGRRGSTQRTFSSTGSSNGSFTDNIASDYQQIYCRSTTTKCILQGHALQITLYSMYVSIMAFNAKISDPLIGGTYMTLLNTVSNLGGNWPSTVALWLVDPLTVKECVGASNQNCRTPDAVELCKKLGGSCVTTLDGYYVESIICVLIGFGWWFFLGPKFKKLQDEAPSSWKCKRGN from the exons ATGTCGCCCACTCTCTCCCACAAGGACAACAGTCGGCAGCGGCGGCCAGGGACTTTCAACCACGTTCTGGACATGAAGATCGGCCCCCTGCCGCCAGGCAGCTGGGAGGACAGCCACCCGGCCTCAGCGGGCGGGGAGGGGGACCGGGAGGCCCTCCTGAGGGACCCCAACCCCGTGGACTTCCCCAAAGCCCCGCGCGGCTGCCGGGCCGAGCTCAGCAGCATTCTGCTGCTGCTGTTCCTCTACGTGCTCCAGGGCATTCCGCTGGGCCTGGCGGGCAGCATCCCGCTCATCCTGCAGAGCAAAAACGTCAGCTACACGGACCAGGCCTTCTTCAGCTTCGTCTTTTGGCCCTTCAGTCTCAAGTTGCTCTGGGCCCCGTTGGTGGACGCGGTCTACTTTAAGAACTTCGGTCGGCGCAAATCCTGGCTGGTCCCTACACAGTATATATTAGGACTCTTCATGATCTACTTGTCCACCCAGGTGGACCGTTTGCTCGGGAACACGGACGGTAGGACCCCCGACGTGGTCACTCTCACCGTGACGTTCTTTTTGTTTGAATTCTTGGCCGCCACTCAGGACATCGCGGTGGATGGCTGGGCATTAACTATGTTATCCCGAGAAAACGTGGGCTATGCTTCCACCTGCAATTCCGTGGGCCAAACCGCTGGCTACTTTTTGGgcaatgttttgtttttggccCTTGAATCAGCCGACTTTTGTAACAAATATTTGCGGTTTCAGCCTCAACCAAGGGGAATTGTTACTCTTTCAG ATTGGTTTTTCAGCAGCAGATGCAGTAACTGGACTGAAATTGGTAGAAGAGGGAGTACCCAAAGAACATTTAGCTCTACTGGCAGTTCCAATGGTTCCTTTACAGATAATATTGCCTCTGATTATCAGCAAATATACTGCAGGTCCACAACCACTAAATGTATTTTACAAGGCCATGCCCTACAG ATTACATTGTACAGCATGTATGTTTCTATAATGGCTTTCAACGCAAAGATTAGTGATCCACTTATTGGAGGAACATACATGACCCTTTTAAACACTGTGTCCAATTTGGGAGGAAATTGGCCCTCTACAGTTGCTCTTTGGTTGGTGGATCCCCTCACAGTGAAAGAGTGTGTAGGAGCATCAAATCAGAATTGTCGAACACCTGATGCTGTTGAG cTTTGCAAAAAACTTGGCGGCTCATGTGTTACAACACTGGATGGTTATTATGTGGAAtccattatttgtgttcttattgGATTTGGTTGGTGGTTCTTTCTTggtccaaaatttaaaaagttacagGATGAAGCACCATCTTCATGGAAGTGCAAAAGAGGCAATTAA
- the Slc33a1 gene encoding acetyl-coenzyme A transporter 1 isoform X1, protein MSPTLSHKDNSRQRRPGTFNHVLDMKIGPLPPGSWEDSHPASAGGEGDREALLRDPNPVDFPKAPRGCRAELSSILLLLFLYVLQGIPLGLAGSIPLILQSKNVSYTDQAFFSFVFWPFSLKLLWAPLVDAVYFKNFGRRKSWLVPTQYILGLFMIYLSTQVDRLLGNTDGRTPDVVTLTVTFFLFEFLAATQDIAVDGWALTMLSRENVGYASTCNSVGQTAGYFLGNVLFLALESADFCNKYLRFQPQPRGIVTLSDFLFFWGTIFLITTTLVAFLKKENKEVSVVKEETQGITDTYKLLFTIIKMPAVLTFCLLILTSKIGFSAADAVTGLKLVEEGVPKEHLALLAVPMVPLQIILPLIISKYTAGPQPLNVFYKAMPYRLLLGLEYALLVWWTPKVDHQGGFPLYYYVIVLLSYALHQITLYSMYVSIMAFNAKISDPLIGGTYMTLLNTVSNLGGNWPSTVALWLVDPLTVKECVGASNQNCRTPDAVELCKKLGGSCVTTLDGYYVESIICVLIGFGWWFFLGPKFKKLQDEAPSSWKCKRGN, encoded by the exons ATGTCGCCCACTCTCTCCCACAAGGACAACAGTCGGCAGCGGCGGCCAGGGACTTTCAACCACGTTCTGGACATGAAGATCGGCCCCCTGCCGCCAGGCAGCTGGGAGGACAGCCACCCGGCCTCAGCGGGCGGGGAGGGGGACCGGGAGGCCCTCCTGAGGGACCCCAACCCCGTGGACTTCCCCAAAGCCCCGCGCGGCTGCCGGGCCGAGCTCAGCAGCATTCTGCTGCTGCTGTTCCTCTACGTGCTCCAGGGCATTCCGCTGGGCCTGGCGGGCAGCATCCCGCTCATCCTGCAGAGCAAAAACGTCAGCTACACGGACCAGGCCTTCTTCAGCTTCGTCTTTTGGCCCTTCAGTCTCAAGTTGCTCTGGGCCCCGTTGGTGGACGCGGTCTACTTTAAGAACTTCGGTCGGCGCAAATCCTGGCTGGTCCCTACACAGTATATATTAGGACTCTTCATGATCTACTTGTCCACCCAGGTGGACCGTTTGCTCGGGAACACGGACGGTAGGACCCCCGACGTGGTCACTCTCACCGTGACGTTCTTTTTGTTTGAATTCTTGGCCGCCACTCAGGACATCGCGGTGGATGGCTGGGCATTAACTATGTTATCCCGAGAAAACGTGGGCTATGCTTCCACCTGCAATTCCGTGGGCCAAACCGCTGGCTACTTTTTGGgcaatgttttgtttttggccCTTGAATCAGCCGACTTTTGTAACAAATATTTGCGGTTTCAGCCTCAACCAAGGGGAATTGTTACTCTTTCAG attttctttttttctggggaactatatttttaataacaacGACATTAGTTGcctttctgaaaaaagaaaacaaagaagtatcggtagtaaaagaagaaacacaagggATCACAGATACTTACAAGCTGCtttttacaattataaaaatgcCAGCAGTTCTGACATTTTGCCTTCTGATTCTAACTTCAAAG ATTGGTTTTTCAGCAGCAGATGCAGTAACTGGACTGAAATTGGTAGAAGAGGGAGTACCCAAAGAACATTTAGCTCTACTGGCAGTTCCAATGGTTCCTTTACAGATAATATTGCCTCTGATTATCAGCAAATATACTGCAGGTCCACAACCACTAAATGTATTTTACAAGGCCATGCCCTACAG ATTGCTGCTTGGATTGGAGTATGCGCTCCTGGTGTGGTGGACTCCTAAAGTAGACCACCAGGGAGGATTCCCTCTGTATTACTACGTCATAGTGCTGCTGAGTTACGCCTTACACCAG ATTACATTGTACAGCATGTATGTTTCTATAATGGCTTTCAACGCAAAGATTAGTGATCCACTTATTGGAGGAACATACATGACCCTTTTAAACACTGTGTCCAATTTGGGAGGAAATTGGCCCTCTACAGTTGCTCTTTGGTTGGTGGATCCCCTCACAGTGAAAGAGTGTGTAGGAGCATCAAATCAGAATTGTCGAACACCTGATGCTGTTGAG cTTTGCAAAAAACTTGGCGGCTCATGTGTTACAACACTGGATGGTTATTATGTGGAAtccattatttgtgttcttattgGATTTGGTTGGTGGTTCTTTCTTggtccaaaatttaaaaagttacagGATGAAGCACCATCTTCATGGAAGTGCAAAAGAGGCAATTAA